From Leptospira congkakensis, one genomic window encodes:
- a CDS encoding DUF2203 domain-containing protein, whose product MTKKIWSLTEAREVLPLVRDITREYYLKASVLADEVRNKLLPENVLEAKEEEIGEIVKHWTNEILAMQIDVKGLWLVDFDNGNGFYCWTWGEEDVLYEHGYFEGFRSRKLIEENKEENDSDK is encoded by the coding sequence TTGACTAAAAAGATTTGGTCACTCACGGAAGCACGGGAAGTGCTGCCCCTCGTTCGAGATATTACTAGAGAATATTATTTAAAAGCAAGTGTTCTTGCGGATGAAGTCCGAAACAAACTGTTACCAGAAAATGTTTTAGAGGCCAAAGAAGAAGAAATTGGTGAAATCGTAAAACATTGGACTAACGAAATTTTGGCAATGCAGATCGACGTGAAAGGTTTATGGCTTGTTGATTTTGATAATGGCAACGGTTTTTACTGTTGGACTTGGGGCGAAGAAGACGTGTTATACGAGCACGGTTATTTTGAAGGATTTAGATCGAGAAAACTCATAGAGGAAAATAAAGAAGAAAATGACTCAGATAAATGA
- a CDS encoding adhesin OmpL37 family surface protein gives MGKWKFILFFAMVVGHISHISAVSPEQTNLGILIFENKENLNFINVALSNLAPSQEETQAPAQPGAETPAADPSKKNLDFDYFKLLKAANQSDFSGNMWYLQSNYVYGFRQLRQAQGELKNIFEIVLQKYIEDARALLEAAAPTIIRSNDNNAKALLRLGFRDLRSSEDLYTTGLNSSPHQYRYKLTLYKEGILTLRRAKRFAILAMIYSKTPDEDKPEYQYRSNEDLKEARNEEKQRNYEKVRDTIINFVENKRMERTVVPPGNPDAKPLDLLEQHDDNYGFITSKKLDLLLEANAQIKETEGARRESVPPTPKFDENGKAIYPEEKKK, from the coding sequence ATGGGAAAATGGAAATTCATCCTCTTTTTTGCAATGGTTGTGGGTCATATCTCACATATCAGTGCAGTATCACCAGAACAGACGAATCTGGGGATTTTAATCTTTGAAAACAAAGAAAACTTAAATTTTATCAATGTTGCTCTGAGTAATTTGGCTCCTTCGCAAGAAGAAACGCAAGCACCGGCGCAACCTGGAGCTGAAACTCCCGCAGCGGATCCTTCCAAAAAGAATTTGGATTTTGATTATTTCAAACTTCTAAAAGCAGCCAACCAATCTGACTTTAGTGGAAACATGTGGTACCTGCAAAGTAACTATGTGTATGGATTTCGCCAACTCCGCCAAGCCCAAGGGGAACTAAAAAATATTTTTGAAATCGTTCTTCAAAAGTATATCGAAGATGCAAGAGCACTTCTAGAAGCGGCAGCACCTACCATCATTCGTTCCAATGACAATAATGCCAAAGCATTGTTACGTCTTGGTTTTCGTGACCTTCGTTCTTCGGAAGACCTTTATACAACAGGTCTTAATTCCAGCCCACACCAATACCGATACAAACTCACTCTTTATAAAGAAGGGATTCTTACGCTCCGTCGTGCGAAACGTTTTGCCATCCTTGCGATGATTTATAGCAAAACTCCAGACGAAGACAAACCAGAATACCAATACCGATCCAACGAAGATCTAAAAGAAGCTCGTAACGAAGAAAAACAACGTAACTACGAAAAGGTGAGAGATACTATCATCAACTTCGTAGAGAATAAACGTATGGAAAGAACGGTTGTTCCTCCTGGAAATCCAGATGCAAAACCTTTGGATCTTTTAGAACAACATGATGACAACTATGGTTTCATTACTTCTAAAAAGTTAGATTTACTTTTGGAAGCCAATGCACAAATCAAAGAGACAGAAGGTGCGAGACGTGAATCAGTTCCTCCTACTCCTAAGTTTGATGAAAACGGAAAAGCCATCTACCCAGAAGAAAAGAAAAAATAA
- a CDS encoding STAS domain-containing protein produces the protein MENSREFYQEFEKAIDSQNFGKLTMDFHSVKFLDSSGIGAVIKASSALHNRGVEIFVTNLNKNLNSVFRLSGLNHILSILTLDEYLSKFPEFQKTLEA, from the coding sequence ATGGAAAACTCGAGAGAATTCTACCAAGAATTCGAGAAGGCGATCGATAGTCAGAATTTCGGAAAATTGACGATGGATTTTCATTCTGTGAAGTTTTTGGACTCCAGCGGGATTGGAGCCGTCATCAAAGCTTCTTCTGCCCTCCATAATCGTGGCGTAGAAATCTTTGTCACCAATCTGAATAAAAACCTAAACTCCGTGTTTCGTCTTTCTGGACTCAACCATATCTTATCTATTTTGACTTTAGATGAATACCTTTCTAAATTTCCAGAGTTTCAAAAAACTCTAGAGGCATAA
- a CDS encoding acyl-CoA thioesterase: MVDTIQNKLRDMELVTQHLVQPDDLNYHNNLFGGKMLSWIDEGMAMYVMNKIRYTNIVTMSMDNVVFRSPARAGDIIQIYGKIVKYGKSSVTSRTLAITNNPQTGKMSAVIESDITYVCLGENGKPTAYFRNFTPTT; the protein is encoded by the coding sequence ATGGTCGATACTATCCAGAACAAACTCCGCGATATGGAACTGGTCACCCAACACCTGGTCCAACCAGACGATTTGAACTACCATAACAATCTTTTTGGGGGAAAAATGCTCTCCTGGATCGACGAGGGGATGGCAATGTATGTGATGAATAAAATTCGTTATACCAATATTGTCACCATGAGTATGGACAATGTGGTCTTTCGTTCCCCTGCTCGGGCGGGAGACATCATCCAAATCTACGGAAAAATCGTGAAATATGGAAAATCCTCGGTCACTTCCAGAACTTTGGCCATTACCAACAATCCTCAAACGGGAAAAATGTCGGCAGTGATTGAAAGTGACATCACCTACGTTTGTTTAGGTGAGAATGGGAAACCGACCGCTTACTTTCGAAACTTTACCCCAACCACTTAG
- a CDS encoding pentapeptide repeat-containing protein has protein sequence MAVMDFARYKEINDQRMNYREMEDATVVSYYRNTGCGDGYRIYLKLNENQVVEDASYTTTGCGFGIVALAMATEYAKGKSIADLKILTPETLETLFEFPERRKNYPESAVAALKKAVEDFESGQGVPKENRITKSQTMEILHNQGHLREAKLSSVMLEKEKLDGVDFSGADLHNAFLQNSSFVGANFQGANLKASFFNGADLRNANFRGADLRFAKLASAKIEGADFTDAIYDIGTRVDHSQMYIFDVMKKAGKDLYLKKEDGE, from the coding sequence ATGGCAGTAATGGACTTTGCTCGCTACAAAGAAATCAACGACCAAAGGATGAATTACCGTGAGATGGAAGACGCTACAGTCGTCTCCTATTACCGCAACACTGGTTGCGGGGACGGATACCGCATCTATTTAAAGTTAAATGAGAACCAGGTTGTGGAAGACGCAAGTTATACCACAACTGGTTGTGGATTTGGGATTGTCGCTCTTGCTATGGCAACTGAGTATGCAAAAGGCAAATCCATAGCAGATTTAAAAATCCTCACTCCTGAAACCTTAGAAACTCTATTTGAGTTCCCAGAAAGAAGAAAAAACTATCCTGAATCTGCCGTTGCTGCTCTCAAAAAAGCAGTAGAGGATTTTGAATCAGGACAAGGTGTTCCTAAAGAAAACAGGATCACTAAATCCCAAACCATGGAAATCCTTCACAACCAAGGCCATCTTAGAGAAGCTAAGTTATCTAGTGTTATGTTGGAAAAAGAAAAGTTGGATGGTGTGGATTTTTCTGGGGCCGACCTTCATAACGCCTTCCTTCAAAATTCTAGTTTTGTGGGAGCTAACTTCCAAGGTGCCAACCTAAAGGCTTCTTTTTTTAACGGTGCCGATTTAAGGAATGCTAATTTCCGAGGTGCTGATTTACGTTTTGCTAAACTTGCATCTGCGAAAATTGAAGGTGCTGATTTCACTGATGCCATTTATGATATTGGAACCCGAGTGGATCATAGCCAAATGTATATCTTTGATGTCATGAAAAAAGCAGGTAAGGATCTTTATCTGAAAAAAGAGGATGGGGAATGA
- a CDS encoding helix-turn-helix domain-containing protein, with translation MKFESLYRHFLLTKATHLPVISEEGELLGLLSKDRVHRELSDLGREREDLDEIPLEILETELHENLLLYFKESTQIPVIGLDGEKKDNWDKPRFLAAFTRLDSSHSRDPKLEEIESKLEKKKENADSVQWFMELILSHFPDGLLATDVNGSTIFYNETFENEIITKPLFRDSLQLAEKYLHNLNREVLATYLKDHDLSLGKDADTSVLYTNITELKVTLRIVTLKKEKKVFGFLYHFSPSSFAHPSEDGDLEFPNLGDAFRSKLPLESVLEEMEAHYIHKSLKRNSNNISHTATELGVPRTTLQNRIRFLKLSERFQNEGKVKTVIPRKRSEKPEEKQKKVPSKKNPLPTKKAKTIQKPVKSSKPAAKGKKQSPKPTLARKKSKKRR, from the coding sequence GTGAAGTTTGAATCACTTTATCGTCATTTTTTGCTGACAAAGGCCACCCATCTTCCTGTGATTTCGGAAGAGGGTGAGTTACTGGGTCTACTTTCCAAAGATCGTGTCCACCGCGAGTTGTCTGATTTGGGAAGAGAAAGAGAAGACCTAGATGAAATTCCTTTGGAAATTCTAGAAACAGAACTTCATGAAAATCTATTATTATATTTTAAAGAGTCCACTCAGATCCCTGTCATCGGACTCGACGGCGAAAAAAAAGACAATTGGGACAAACCTAGGTTCCTTGCCGCATTCACTCGTCTTGATTCTTCTCATTCTCGTGATCCCAAACTCGAAGAAATCGAATCCAAACTAGAAAAGAAAAAAGAAAATGCAGATTCTGTACAATGGTTTATGGAACTCATCCTTTCTCATTTTCCGGATGGGCTTCTCGCGACAGATGTGAATGGTTCTACTATCTTTTATAATGAAACCTTTGAGAATGAAATTATCACAAAACCTTTGTTTCGTGATTCATTGCAGTTGGCTGAAAAATACCTTCACAATCTCAATCGGGAAGTTCTGGCGACTTATCTAAAAGATCATGATTTGAGTTTGGGCAAAGATGCCGATACGAGTGTTCTTTATACCAATATCACAGAACTGAAAGTTACACTTCGAATTGTGACTTTAAAAAAAGAAAAAAAGGTATTTGGGTTTTTATACCATTTTTCTCCTTCTTCTTTTGCCCATCCTTCGGAGGATGGTGATTTGGAGTTTCCAAATTTAGGGGACGCTTTCCGTTCCAAACTCCCTTTGGAATCTGTATTGGAAGAAATGGAAGCGCATTACATCCATAAGTCGCTGAAAAGAAATTCCAATAATATCTCTCACACAGCCACCGAACTTGGTGTGCCAAGAACTACCCTACAAAACCGTATTCGTTTTTTAAAACTCTCGGAACGTTTCCAAAACGAGGGTAAGGTCAAAACGGTAATCCCTCGAAAACGGTCTGAAAAACCAGAAGAGAAACAAAAAAAAGTCCCATCCAAAAAGAATCCACTGCCCACAAAGAAGGCCAAAACCATTCAGAAACCAGTGAAATCTTCGAAACCTGCCGCTAAAGGTAAGAAACAGAGTCCAAAACCAACTCTGGCGAGGAAAAAGTCGAAAAAAAGACGTTGA
- a CDS encoding UbiA-like polyprenyltransferase, with protein sequence MNFFKNLLLYAKMVKFSHTLFALPFAGISFILAYLESTLDTGDLLRIGALVLVCMVSARSAAMGFNRYVDSEIDEKNPRTQNREIPSGKISKLSALLFIGLSAFIFIFASFFVNKLAFLLSFPALFVLFLYSLTKRFTLFCHLVLGFAISLAPLGAWIAITETVNLVPILFSLGLLFHISAFDVLYAIQDMDFDAKENLHSIPSRLGETKSRAIAVILHILSLVFFVFAGISAGLGVMYFLILSVIGILVLYEHKISYEYKSKDLPIVFYQINSWISVVLFLAILFDKWNEFLLKISSGISF encoded by the coding sequence ATGAACTTCTTTAAAAACCTACTTCTCTACGCTAAAATGGTAAAATTTTCCCACACACTCTTTGCCTTGCCTTTCGCAGGGATTAGTTTCATCCTCGCCTATCTGGAATCTACCTTAGATACAGGTGATTTACTTCGGATTGGGGCCCTTGTCCTTGTTTGTATGGTCAGTGCTCGCAGTGCCGCCATGGGATTCAACCGGTATGTGGATTCAGAAATAGACGAAAAGAACCCGCGCACCCAAAATAGAGAAATTCCTTCAGGAAAAATTTCCAAACTCTCAGCTCTTCTTTTTATTGGTCTTTCTGCTTTTATTTTTATCTTTGCTAGTTTCTTTGTGAACAAACTGGCTTTTTTACTTTCCTTCCCTGCTCTTTTTGTTTTGTTTCTTTATTCCCTGACCAAACGTTTCACTCTGTTTTGTCATTTGGTTTTAGGATTTGCCATCTCCCTTGCTCCACTTGGTGCTTGGATTGCTATCACAGAAACGGTTAACCTGGTTCCCATCCTCTTTTCTTTAGGATTACTCTTCCATATATCCGCCTTTGATGTGTTATATGCCATCCAAGATATGGATTTTGATGCCAAAGAAAATCTCCACAGTATTCCATCGCGTTTAGGAGAAACTAAATCCCGTGCCATTGCAGTGATCCTGCACATTCTTTCCTTAGTATTTTTTGTTTTTGCAGGGATTAGTGCTGGTCTTGGGGTAATGTATTTTCTCATTCTTTCTGTGATTGGAATTTTGGTATTGTATGAACATAAAATTTCTTACGAGTACAAATCCAAAGACTTACCGATTGTTTTTTACCAAATCAATTCTTGGATCAGTGTAGTTTTATTCCTTGCGATTCTTTTTGATAAATGGAACGAATTTTTATTAAAAATTTCCTCCGGAATTAGTTTTTAA
- a CDS encoding UbiX family flavin prenyltransferase: MKLVVGLAGASGSIYAARFLRALYELEGETYITVSPAALRIFSEEYETKVESAEDILSFVETKWKVNPKHKFQVRNFFDIGSDIASGSNTWDGMVVIPCSMKTVASMSAGLTENLIERAADVTLKERRRLIVVPRETPYNRIHLKNLLALDEAGAIILPASPGFYQMPKTLDDLGDFIAGRIFNLLGVNQTLFPKWLG, encoded by the coding sequence ATGAAACTAGTTGTGGGTCTTGCTGGTGCCAGTGGTAGTATTTATGCGGCACGGTTTCTTCGTGCTCTCTATGAATTAGAAGGTGAGACTTATATTACGGTTAGTCCTGCGGCTTTACGTATCTTTTCCGAAGAGTATGAAACAAAGGTTGAGTCCGCAGAAGACATTTTATCTTTTGTCGAAACTAAATGGAAAGTAAATCCCAAACACAAATTTCAAGTTCGTAATTTTTTTGATATCGGATCCGATATTGCCAGTGGTTCGAATACTTGGGATGGGATGGTTGTGATTCCTTGTAGTATGAAAACTGTGGCTTCGATGTCAGCAGGTCTTACTGAAAACTTAATTGAAAGAGCGGCTGATGTAACCTTAAAAGAAAGAAGAAGGTTGATTGTCGTTCCGAGAGAAACTCCCTACAATCGCATCCATCTTAAAAATCTTTTGGCTCTGGATGAAGCTGGAGCCATCATCCTTCCCGCATCCCCAGGATTCTATCAAATGCCAAAAACATTGGATGACTTGGGTGATTTTATAGCCGGAAGGATATTCAATTTACTCGGGGTAAACCAAACACTTTTTCCTAAGTGGTTGGGGTAA
- the rho gene encoding transcription termination factor Rho: MASRKQEEIQVNPPEEPTEYTNGIMDQEDGSEPPKQFKKKKNRYEGPVPPPLDLVELKKKNINELADLAKGLGVENTHGLKKQNLMFALLQAQTEKDGQVHAAGVMERLPDGYGFLRSPDYNYVPGPDDIYVSPSQIKLFGLRTGDTVTGLIRPPKEAERFFAMLRVESINGFPVEVAQKRNLFDNLTPLYPDERINMEFDPSHLDTRVIDLMCPIGKGQRALIVAPPRTGKTVLMQSIANAITRNHPEIFLIVLLIDERPEEVTDMARHVKGEVVSSTFDEPAQRHVQVAEMVIEKAKRLVEHGKDVVILLDSITRLARAYNQVVPTSGKILSGGVDSNALHKPKRFFGAARNIEEGGSLTIIATALIDTGSRMDEVIFEEFKGTGNMEIHLDRKLADKRIFPAIDINRSGTRKEELLLPQDTLTRVFILRKVLSPMSITESMELLIEKMRGAKTNDQFLASMNTN, from the coding sequence ATGGCATCACGCAAACAAGAAGAAATCCAAGTTAATCCTCCCGAAGAACCAACTGAATATACCAACGGCATCATGGACCAAGAAGATGGTTCAGAACCCCCAAAACAGTTTAAGAAGAAAAAGAACCGATACGAAGGTCCAGTTCCTCCTCCACTCGATTTAGTCGAACTCAAGAAAAAAAACATCAATGAACTTGCTGACCTTGCAAAAGGGTTAGGAGTGGAAAACACTCATGGTTTGAAGAAACAAAACTTGATGTTTGCTCTTCTCCAAGCACAAACAGAAAAAGACGGGCAAGTTCATGCCGCGGGAGTTATGGAAAGGCTTCCCGATGGTTATGGTTTTCTTCGTTCACCTGACTACAATTATGTGCCAGGTCCAGATGATATTTATGTTTCTCCATCCCAAATTAAATTGTTTGGCCTCCGAACGGGAGATACTGTAACCGGGCTCATCAGACCACCGAAAGAAGCAGAAAGATTTTTTGCAATGTTACGTGTGGAATCCATCAACGGATTCCCAGTAGAAGTGGCTCAGAAAAGAAATTTATTTGATAACCTAACACCTCTTTATCCAGACGAAAGAATTAATATGGAGTTCGATCCAAGTCATTTGGACACTCGTGTGATTGATCTTATGTGTCCGATTGGAAAGGGTCAAAGAGCTCTCATCGTTGCTCCTCCAAGAACCGGTAAAACGGTTCTTATGCAATCCATTGCCAATGCGATTACCAGAAACCATCCAGAAATTTTTCTCATCGTGTTACTCATTGATGAACGTCCAGAAGAAGTAACCGACATGGCTCGTCATGTGAAGGGTGAAGTTGTGAGTTCTACATTTGATGAACCAGCGCAACGCCACGTCCAAGTAGCAGAGATGGTCATCGAAAAAGCAAAACGACTTGTGGAACATGGAAAGGATGTGGTCATCCTTCTTGACTCCATCACTAGGCTTGCCCGTGCTTATAACCAAGTGGTTCCCACTTCAGGAAAAATCCTTTCCGGTGGTGTGGACTCCAATGCTCTCCACAAACCAAAACGTTTCTTTGGAGCTGCAAGGAATATCGAAGAGGGTGGATCTCTCACCATCATCGCGACCGCTCTCATTGACACTGGTTCCCGAATGGACGAGGTGATTTTTGAGGAATTTAAGGGAACGGGAAATATGGAAATCCATTTGGACAGAAAACTTGCTGACAAACGAATTTTCCCGGCCATCGACATCAACCGCTCGGGAACGAGAAAAGAAGAACTCCTGCTTCCACAAGATACGCTCACTCGTGTCTTTATCCTCCGAAAAGTACTTTCTCCCATGAGTATCACCGAAAGTATGGAACTATTGATTGAAAAAATGCGTGGCGCGAAGACGAACGACCAGTTCCTCGCCAGCATGAATACTAACTAG
- the rpmE gene encoding 50S ribosomal protein L31, producing MKTDIHPKYVSAKIKCACGTVIETKSTAGDISVEICSNCHPFFTGKSKLLDTTGRVDKFKKKYKMK from the coding sequence ATGAAAACTGACATTCATCCAAAATACGTTTCTGCTAAAATCAAATGCGCTTGTGGTACTGTGATTGAAACTAAATCCACTGCCGGGGATATCAGCGTGGAAATTTGTTCCAACTGCCATCCTTTCTTTACCGGAAAATCCAAATTGTTGGATACTACTGGTCGAGTAGACAAGTTCAAGAAAAAATACAAAATGAAATAA
- the pyrB gene encoding aspartate carbamoyltransferase: MHSYSHKNILDTLQFSKEDLNFLIEKTNRMNALHESGKAFGILNGKLLASLFFEASTRTRLSFEAAMERLGGRLISTVGFQFSSISKGETLYDTMKMIEAYVDIAVIRHPVEGSSRIAAGAVNIPVINAGDGAGQHPTQALLDLYTIFSEKGKIDGLNIAFIGDLKYGRTIHSLINLLRHYPVHLYLISPEELRLPEKYKKNLEGFPMTWEETTDIKAFWDADVAYVTRIQEERFPDHREYEKLKDIYKVNKELVLASKKDTTILHPLPRVNELSTDVDDLPNAAYFRQAKYGVVVRMVLLCLSLGVDFD, encoded by the coding sequence ATGCACTCTTATTCTCACAAAAACATTCTAGACACCCTCCAATTTTCCAAAGAGGATCTCAACTTCCTCATTGAAAAAACCAATCGAATGAATGCCCTCCACGAATCAGGAAAGGCCTTTGGGATTTTGAACGGAAAACTTCTTGCCTCGCTGTTTTTTGAAGCAAGCACTCGGACAAGGCTTTCTTTTGAAGCGGCCATGGAAAGGTTAGGTGGACGACTGATCTCCACAGTGGGATTTCAGTTTTCTTCAATCTCCAAAGGTGAAACTCTCTACGATACCATGAAGATGATCGAAGCCTATGTGGACATAGCCGTCATTCGTCATCCTGTGGAAGGTTCTTCTCGGATTGCCGCGGGTGCTGTCAACATTCCTGTGATCAATGCAGGAGATGGTGCGGGCCAACATCCTACCCAGGCCCTTTTGGATTTATACACTATCTTTTCGGAAAAAGGAAAGATCGATGGTCTGAACATTGCCTTTATCGGGGATCTGAAATACGGAAGGACCATCCATTCCCTCATCAATCTTCTCAGACATTATCCAGTGCATTTGTATCTTATCAGTCCCGAAGAACTAAGACTCCCAGAAAAATACAAAAAGAACTTAGAAGGTTTTCCCATGACTTGGGAAGAAACCACTGACATCAAAGCATTTTGGGATGCGGATGTTGCCTATGTGACTAGAATCCAAGAAGAAAGATTTCCCGATCATAGAGAATACGAAAAACTAAAAGACATTTATAAAGTGAACAAGGAACTGGTTCTTGCTTCTAAAAAAGACACTACCATTCTCCATCCACTCCCTCGTGTGAATGAACTTTCTACCGATGTGGATGATCTTCCCAACGCAGCTTACTTTCGTCAGGCGAAATATGGTGTGGTGGTAAGAATGGTTTTACTTTGTCTCAGTCTTGGAGTGGATTTTGACTAA
- a CDS encoding LL-diaminopimelate aminotransferase, producing MTQINENYLKLKAGYLFPEIGRRVKAYSDANQNAKIIRLGIGDVTLPLAPTIVNAMVEAAKEMGSSAGFHGYGPEQGYSFLIQKIIAHDYTARGVQIAEDEVFVSDGSKCDCGNIQEIFSLDSKIAVVDPVYPVYVDTNVMAGRTGEVGSDGRYANIIYMPATEENNFEPDFPKEKPDIIYLCYPNNPTGMVATKARLTEWVNFAKKIGSIILYDSAYESFIQDPEIPKSIYEIPGAKEVAMEFRSFSKTAGFTGTRCAYLVIPKDLKGKTKAGEEISFNSLWNRRHTTKFNGVSYVTQKGAEAVFSAQGQVEIKEQISYYMQNAKLIREGLATAGYTIFGGTNAPYIWLKTPKGLKSWEFFDELLGKAQVVGTPGSGFGPAGEGYFRLSAFGKREDVISAIERIQKM from the coding sequence ATGACTCAGATAAATGAAAACTATTTAAAATTGAAAGCAGGATACCTATTTCCTGAAATTGGAAGAAGGGTAAAAGCCTATTCGGATGCCAACCAAAATGCAAAAATCATCCGTCTTGGAATTGGCGATGTGACTTTACCTTTGGCACCAACGATTGTGAATGCAATGGTTGAAGCAGCGAAAGAAATGGGAAGCTCTGCCGGTTTCCATGGTTATGGGCCCGAACAAGGATATTCCTTTCTCATCCAAAAAATCATTGCACATGACTATACCGCTCGTGGGGTTCAAATCGCAGAAGATGAAGTTTTTGTTTCTGATGGATCTAAATGTGACTGTGGTAACATCCAAGAGATTTTTTCTTTAGATAGTAAAATTGCTGTAGTTGACCCCGTGTATCCAGTGTATGTGGACACAAACGTGATGGCAGGTCGCACCGGAGAAGTTGGGTCTGATGGCAGATATGCGAATATCATTTATATGCCAGCCACAGAAGAAAATAATTTCGAACCAGATTTTCCAAAAGAAAAACCGGATATCATTTATCTTTGTTATCCAAACAACCCAACGGGAATGGTGGCAACGAAGGCACGCCTCACAGAATGGGTAAACTTTGCTAAAAAAATAGGAAGTATCATTCTTTATGATTCGGCTTACGAATCTTTCATCCAAGATCCGGAGATTCCAAAATCCATTTATGAAATTCCTGGTGCTAAAGAAGTGGCTATGGAATTTAGATCCTTTTCCAAAACAGCTGGATTTACAGGAACTCGTTGTGCCTACCTTGTGATTCCAAAAGACTTAAAAGGAAAAACAAAAGCAGGGGAAGAAATCAGTTTCAATTCCCTTTGGAACCGTCGCCACACAACCAAGTTCAATGGAGTGTCTTATGTGACACAAAAAGGAGCTGAGGCAGTTTTCTCCGCACAGGGCCAAGTGGAGATCAAAGAACAAATTTCCTACTATATGCAAAATGCAAAACTCATCCGCGAAGGTTTGGCAACTGCTGGATACACTATTTTTGGCGGAACGAACGCTCCTTACATTTGGTTAAAAACTCCAAAGGGACTCAAATCTTGGGAATTTTTTGACGAACTTTTGGGGAAAGCGCAAGTGGTCGGAACTCCCGGATCGGGATTTGGGCCTGCCGGAGAGGGATATTTCCGACTTTCTGCCTTTGGAAAGCGGGAAGATGTGATTTCTGCGATAGAACGAATCCAAAAAATGTAA
- a CDS encoding LA_1326/LA_4305 family lipoprotein: MKLFRIFSLLILSITLNSCATGVKSRALLFRSNEFAIYTVNRDKINLRSESSVPKVFAHPVEITEDKVLDLLGNIRFREESSYGDVNQYLFEEKEIKEFALDLVDGLQKLKPDQLLLVISKYNPVRSVVSHYSRTGFYIWSSETSIEILFGELQKEVTYDEQGNYYDWSNIPDIPFEHFPQSTYILQGPGFSFKKVSGFRNKHWLVFDKTDLAKLKFEKRKKIIVPEVTNSVDADLKSEKRISRDEEDGIINGE, encoded by the coding sequence ATGAAACTTTTCCGAATTTTCTCTCTCCTCATTTTATCCATCACATTGAATTCCTGCGCCACGGGTGTTAAGTCTAGGGCATTACTTTTTCGTAGTAATGAGTTCGCAATTTATACAGTGAACCGTGACAAAATCAATCTGAGATCAGAATCATCTGTTCCTAAGGTGTTTGCTCACCCGGTGGAAATTACAGAAGACAAGGTTTTGGATTTGCTTGGTAACATTCGATTTCGTGAAGAAAGTTCCTATGGGGACGTAAACCAATACCTATTTGAAGAAAAGGAAATCAAAGAATTTGCTTTGGATCTTGTAGATGGTTTACAAAAATTAAAACCAGACCAACTACTGCTTGTCATTTCTAAATACAATCCGGTTCGTTCTGTGGTTTCGCATTATTCTAGAACTGGTTTTTATATTTGGTCATCAGAAACTTCTATCGAAATTCTTTTTGGGGAACTTCAAAAAGAAGTCACTTATGATGAACAAGGGAATTATTACGATTGGTCAAATATTCCGGACATTCCTTTTGAACACTTCCCACAATCCACATACATCTTACAAGGCCCAGGTTTTTCCTTTAAAAAGGTTTCTGGGTTTCGTAACAAACATTGGTTAGTTTTTGATAAAACCGATTTGGCTAAATTGAAATTTGAAAAAAGAAAGAAAATAATCGTTCCTGAAGTGACAAACTCTGTCGATGCGGATCTCAAATCTGAAAAAAGAATTTCTCGTGATGAAGAAGATGGAATCATCAATGGAGAATAA